Part of the Mycolicibacterium mageritense genome is shown below.
GGATTATCGGCTGCTGCCCCTGATCCAGGCTGCGGTACCGCTTCAGCGCTGCACCGATGGCGTCCGAACGCTCGATGAGCAATTTACGCCGTCGACGCCGGGCGGCCTGGGCCTTTTCCCGTCGGGACCGATGCCAGCGGTCGTTCTTCATGGCTTGCTCGACCGCTTCCTGGACCGGGCCGAGGCCGGTTCTCATCCTCTGCCCTGACCAAGCGGGTAGTTCGGCGCAGGGTATCTACTAGCGGTCATTACACAAGTATAAATGTATTTGTATACATGCCGCCAGCAGATGCCCGTCGACCCGCTAGTAGATACCCTCGGCCGGGGCGACCGTTGGCCCTGATTTCGACACTATGGGCCCCATGAAGTGCGAACACACTCCGCGCCGCCTGGAGCGCATCGTCGATCGCGGCTGGAATTACACGTTGCGGTACGTGCTGCTGTACATGGCTGTGAGTGGGAAGCACCGGCTGTTGGGCACGTGCATCGGGGCTGTAGGCATCGGGGCGGGCACGTGGATCGGCTACCGCCCCTGAATCCAGCAGTGACACCGTGGTCAGGGTTCGAGGCCGGTGTCGCGGTCGTGGGTTGGTGCGGTGCTGCAGTAGCGGAGGCGGTGACTGAGTAACTGGGTGGAGGTGCACGCACGGCCCTCGTATCAACGGGTGCCCGGCGTGCTGCGACAGTAGAGGGTGGCTTCGGAGAGTTCGCTGAACCCGAGGTGTTGATAGAAGGCGTGAGCGGGCGTGTGCGCGGTGACGGCCAACTGTGGCCGGTACGTCGGGTTCGACGCTGCGGCGACGAGGAGCTTGCCCAGTCCGCGGTGTTGCATGGTGGGTGAGACCAGTAGCCATGCGATCCAACGCTCGTCGGGCCGGGGGCGGGTGGTGATAATGGCGGCGACGAGTTCGGCTATGTCGCTGCGAATGCCGCCGCTGGCCGCTCTGTCTACTGAGCCAACAAGCTCGCCGGCCTTCAGGTGTGCGAGGTGTTCCTCGAAGGGACGCTCGGGCAGGTCGTAGAATCGCCGTTCGACCGTGTCGGGGGCGAAGCAGCGACGAAACAGTGTGGGGACGTCGTGGATCACTGCGTCAAGTGGCTGCAGTGCGGCCTGCCTGCCGGCGGTGATGGGTACGTTTGGGCCCTGAAGGATTTTGCGATGCCGGACAACGACATTGGGTATTTGCAGACAGGCCGTCTCCGGCGGGCCGGGCCGGTCGTAGATGCGTCCGGCGTTGGCCTCGTCACACAGACAAGCTACGAACTCCGATAGCGGTGACGGTGAGTCTCGGCGCATGGGGGTCATCGGCGCCTGGGGGCAGGGCTATCGGCTAGCCGCTGCAGGAATGTGCGCAGTCCGGGCAGTTCGAGTTCAGCGGCGGCAGTCGCTGCGCTGCGGCAACGGTCACGTAGCCGCACTGCTCGGTCGGCGACGATGCGAGGGGTTGGTTGGTTGGTTCGTTCCAGGTCGAGAAGTTCGCCGGTAGTGATCAGGGCCCATTGGAGTTGTGCCGCAGCCAGGGTCGGAGAGTTCAGTGCAGCGCCGGTGGTGTTGCTCCAGCGTTCGATCATGCTTTGGGCGAGGTTGGACTCGACACCCACACTCGTTCGGCATGTCGGAAAGCTCGACAGGGTCACGGCGGCCAGATCCATCATGGTGGGGCCGATATAGGCGAATTCCCAGTCCAGTAGAACCGTCTGAGCGTCACCGACGATGACGTTGTCGGGGCACAGATCGCCGATCTGCAACGACTGAATACTGGATTGCAGGATTGCGTCGACGGCATCGACCTCGGCGTCCAATGCCATCCGCTCCAGGGGTGCGGCCAGCGCCATCGTGGCCTGATGTCCGGCGCGGTAACCGCTGGGCATTTGCTTGAGGAGTGCCGATAGGGGGGCCATCTGGGCCGAGGACATTGTGGCCTCGGCGATCCGGCCCAGCTGGTCAGCCAATCGCAGCATGGCGGCTGCGCGATGTGGAATGGGTAGTTCGTGCAGCGCGTGGCCGCGAGTCTCCGCGGTGACGAGGGTCATCGTTGCGTCGTCGTGCGCGATGAGTTCCGGTACGGCCTGGGGGGCAACGACGCGCAACCATTGGAGAGCGCTGCGTTCACGGCGGTAGTGCTCGCCCGCGGCGAAGATCTTCACGTATCGGCAACCCGCCTGGTCCATTTGGCGGTGCACTACAGCTCGAGGCCGCGGTCTAGCCGACATGATCGGCGATGATGTCCAACCGCCAGCGCAACAAATATCGCGAGGTGTCGCGAAACGCAGTGCGTCCGTGGAGGCACCGCGTGTTGTCCAGTAGCAACATTTGTCCCCGATGTAGCTGCAAGGTCGCCATCGCCGCTCGTGGACTCGCGAGTATGTGCTGCAGTCGGGCTAGAGCTCGGGCCAGGGTGGGCTCCGGGGGCTCTAATCCGGTGCCCGCGCGCAACATCTCGTGTCGGTAGCGGATACGCCTCGCATTTTCAAAGAACACGGGCTGCCGGCATACGGTGTGGGTGTAGGTTCCGTCGGCGGCGAAGACGTCGGTGGCGAAGGGCGCGGGAACGCCGGCCAACGTTGCGATGTCATCGTCGCCGAGGTTCGCCGTGATGCCGTCGACGGGCATCACGAGACTCTGACCGCCTCCTAGCGCACAGGGCCGGATGCAGTACATGGCGATGTAGCGGTCGGGATCATCGGCGGCGGGCACATCCGTGTGCAGAGAGGCGGGCCCCGCTTGTCCGGCGATGTTGTTGCGCGGCGATGCCCATCCAGGTTGGCGATTGACGCCGATCGGCCACGCAACCCGCGATTGCCCCGCAATTCCGTGAGCGAGCAACCGGTACGTGGCAGCCAGCGCTTCGGTGATCTTCGCCTCCGCGACCCCGTCGTCGTCTTGGGTCAGCGCCGGCATCGAGACGACGGCTGCGTAGGGATACTCGGTGATAGCCGTGTGGGCCTCGCTGAGGCCGGAGATGATGTCATCGGTGACGATCCTGAAGTGCGGCAGCGAAATTGCGGGGTGCAAGGCGGCGCTCATTGCGGTGTGAGTCTGCGATGTTGCACGCTCAGGGCAAGCCAGGTGGTGCCGTCGTCGGCGCACAGCCCTGCCTCCCGCCATTGGTGCAGGGTCGATCGAAGGCGCTGTTCGGGCATCCTCGGCGTCATAACCTTCACGAGGGCACGGTATTGGCGGACTCGGTCGAGGTGGTTATAGAGCTCTGCCTCCGGGCCCTCCAACACCCACCGTTGACTGCCTTCGGGGTTGGTGCGTGTGACAACGGTGAAACCTGGGCCGCGCCGGTGGGTTAGTTGGTGGGTGGCGTAGTTGTGTTGCCACTGGTCGATCGCCTTGGCCAATTTCTCGCGGGCGGTGTCGAGTTCGGGAGTCTGGGTGCTGGCGTGGCGACCCTCGAACACGTAGGCGAATTGTTGTAGGTCGACCGTGCAGTCAGTGGGCAGAATCCACTGATAGATCGGTGAGGGAACTGGCTTGGGAAAATCGTAGCCTTCCCAGTCATTGAAATACGGTGCATACCTGTCGATCTCGATGGCGAAGGCGCCAGACGGGGGATTCAGATGGTTGATGGCTTCGGCGAGGCGGGTGGAGGAGTCGTAGTCGGCAACCGTTTCGAACGGTATGTGCGTCAGGATGTTGTAGAAGACTCCGATGCCGCATTCGGTAAGCCATTTGAGCGCCTGCACGTGTTGTAGGGCGGTGTTTCCCTTGCGCATCTGGTGCAACAAGTTCGTCGACAGGCTCTCAACACCAAGTTGCACGGTGGACACCCCCGCGCGGGCCAGTGCCAGGACGTCGTCGCGTCGCAAATTGTTCTTGAGGTCGACGAGAATCTCCACGTCGACCTCGCGGCGCATTGTCTCCAACCGGGGCAGCAAGTCGTGGATGTGCGCCGTGCTCATGATGGTGTCCGAGAGCACGACCGTCAACGAGCGCGTTTCCTGAACGACACGGCTGATCTCCTCAAGGGTCGCCTCAACCGATTTCGCCCTGAACTTGATACCCGAAGTGTGGATTCCGCAGAACGTGCAATGGCTGACTTCGCCCCACCAGCAACCCCGGCTACCTTCGACATAGAACATCGGTTCATCACCGAGGAGGGGTTGCGCCTCGCTGAATTGCCGGGCGAAGTCGGAGTAATTGGGAGCTCGCTCGCAGGGCGCATCCAGTTCCGATTTCGCCGCAACGACGACGGCGTCGCGGCTGCGGTAGGCGATGTTTTCGATTCCGGCCAGATCCGAATCGGTCAGAAGCGCCGAGAATAGAGGCACGATCGTGGTATCGGCTTCTCCACGGACGACAACGTCGACACACGCAGTGCCCGTCAGCAGCGCGATTCCCATGGGGTCCTCGCACTGGCTGCCGCCGAACACGACCGTGATCTGCGGCAGCGCCTCCTTGAGCAGGGTTGCCCACAGGATCGACGCGCCAGTCTGGGCGATGGTGAGGGTGAATCCAGCCACCTTGGGAGGCGCATCCAGAAGGCTGGCTACATCAGCGCGAGCCTGAGCGAGCAATTCCTCCGCCAGGATGGCGAATACCGTCCGCGGAAACGAGTGCGTGTCCAGGTGTCGCGCCAAGTCCTCGGGGAGTTCGGACTGCGGGTCCTGATGCAGGCGAAGCGCCCACCCCGCGGCCATTTCACCGATTGTGCCGTGCGTCGCGACGACGGCTGCGTCGGCGCGGCCGAGCCTACTGGCCATCCGCACGCCGAAGTCAACGTGCTGATGCCGTAGTTCATGTGGTAGCTCAGCATCGATCAGCAGGGCAGAGACCAGACACAAACCGACGGGGGCCTGACGCGGCTCCAGTGCTGGCAAGCTCCAAAGAACAATGGGAGCAGCGACCCGCTCGGGCAAATGCGCGCTCAACCGCTAGCGCTGCGGCAAGGGCTTCTGTAGCTCACGACGGATGGTCGCGGTTACGGCTCCGACCTGGCATCCTGAGTCTAGCTTCGGTACCACGGGGGTGGCCCCCACCTGGCAACCAGAATCGACGTTGGGCTCAAGGTGCGCTGCCATGTGTATTCCCCCCGGAAACTAGTTGACATTCTCGCGATCAGGATAAGTCCAAACGACAGCTTCTGCAGGCAAGTCGTGATTATTAAGCTGACGGCGATTGATCGGCTCCATGTTCGACTGGCTCCGCAGCGGTAACGTCCTGGCCTGACCCCGATCGGTTGATCCATGGCTTATGAGAGTCTTGCGGCCCACGTTGTGGGCAGGAAGGCTCGACAAGATCATGGCGACGAGGAAACGGCACAGTCCGGAGCAGATTGTGCGCAAGCTGATGGCTGCTGACCGGCTGTTGGCCGAGGGCAAGGACACCGCGGCGGTCTGCCGCGAACTGGGTGTGTCCGAGGCCACCTATCACCGGTGGCGCAACCAGTTCGGCGGCCTGAAGGCCGAGGACGCCAAACGGCTCAAGGACCTCGAACGCGAGAACGCCGCCCTCAAACGGCTGTTGGCCGACGCGGAGCTGGAGAAGGACGCGCTGCGGGAGATCGCCAAGGGAAACTTCTAGGCCCGGAACGCCGGCGGGCTGCCGTTCGTCACCTTCAGCGCGTGCTGGGGGTCAGCGAGCGGTTCGCTTGCCGCGTCACCGGGCAACACCGCGCCACCCAACGCCACGAACCCACGTCGGCGACACCAGAGGATCCCGACGCCGCCTTACGGGACTGGCTGCGCAGCTACGCCAAGAAACACCCCCGGCGGGGATTCCGGCCGGCCTACCACGACGCCCGCGGTGAAGGCTGGGTGATCAATCACAAAAAGATCCAACGGCTTTGGCGCGAGGAAGGGCTAAGGGTTCCGCAGCGGCGCAAACGAAAGCGGCACGGCACATCCACCGCCGCACCGGAGGTCGTCGCCGATGCACCCGATCGGGTGTGGGCAGTGGACTTCCAGTTCGACGTGACCACCGACGGGCGGCCGATCAAGATCGTGTCGATCATCGACGAGCACACCCGCGAATGCCTCGGCGACATGGTCGAGCGCAGCATCACTGGCGATCACCTCATCGACGAGCTCGACCGCGTGGCGGCCGAACGCGGGACCTATCCCGCGGTGCTTCGGTGCGATAACGGGCCCGAATTAGCTTGTGGTGCAATGGCCGACTGGGCCGATGGACAAGTCGGGTTGCACTTCATCCCACCCGGCGAACCCTGGCGAAACGGTTACGTCGAATCGTTCAACTCCCGCATCCGCGACGAATGCCTCAACATCAACAGCTTCTGGTCGCTGGCCCAGGCCCGCGTGGTCATCGGCGACTGGAAGCGCGACTACAACCACCACCGCCGACACTCATCGCTGGGCTACCTACCCCCAGCCCGCTATGCTGCCGCCTGTACCCACCGATGAACGACTCTCGTTCGCCGTGGACCAGTTCACGGGGTCCGGTCAGTCCCAGTGTCGAATTAGGTTCGGGGTGAAACGCGATGCCCAGCCGGGAGTCAGGTAGTTATGGACCGTCACCCGTCCGGTCCGGCCATGAGAGTGCCGGACGAAATCCAGCAAGACTTGAAAGCGCCAGATCTGTCCAGATCGGTCAGGTGGAGCAGTAGACGCCAAAAGTACCTTTGGTCACCGCTCTGACGTAGGACTCGGCGCCCGCGAGTAGTCGCATCTGCTCGTCTGTGCTCGCCGCGATGCTTAGGCCTGGTTGGGCGATGATGGTCGCGAATCTGATGAACAGCAGCGGTGCACGTTCCTGAATACGCAGCAGCGCTTCTCGATCACCGACTTCGTAGGCGGTTTGTCCTGTTCGCACCAGGTAGTTTCGCGCGCGCCGATCGATGTGGTTGATCAGTGGCATCGCGCCATGGTCTCGCCACCGAGCACCACGGGTGGCTTGACCGCATACTTCGTAGAGGTCGGCGAGACGGCCGCCAGGGTTGGATTGGGATGAGTACTTGCAGTGCACCAGTGTGACAACCAGATACCCTCCGTCGATCCGAAGGCCCACCAGATCAGCTGCCTCACCTGCGCGGTCGTCGTCGATGAGAACATCGAATGCCTGATGGTCCTGCAGGTATCGAGACATGTAGGCCTGCACGGAGTCTTGGCGACGGTTGACACCTTGGGACTCCACCGTGATATCGACTCCATCGGCAACCCACGGCAGCGGCGATAAATTGTCGCGATTGTAGGGCGGCAGCTCAGTGCGCGGTTCGAGCAGCCGATCGTCGCCGGTGATAAGTCGGTCGCCGCTGAGGAACAGCGTCGGCTTGTGGTTGTTGAACCATGTCGACAGCGGGATTGCCGATCCGCGGCTCTCGACCTCGACCTCTGCGCCGACGGCCCGGTAGTGCAGACCCGTGTCACCCACCACGGCGGTATACGGAACATCCCACAGCGGCGTTACTACCGAAAATTGGAACGGCCCAGCGGTCGAGTAATCGTCGATACGGAAGTCGACATCGGTGATTAAGAATCTCTTGCTGTCGTAGACCGCGTGCTGTGCGGTGCCGGTTCCGAGATACAGGTTCCATGGCCACTCCACAGCCAGCAACGGGTGCTGGGGACGCTCGGTCACTGCCATCGGGATGATCATCTCGCGAAATAAGGAGCGCAAATCGACTGATGCGTCGAGCAATTTGGTGCCTTGGTGCCGACACCAGTCCCGCCATTGGGAAAGTCCCGGTGCGGTACGCATCGACCAGAAGCGGCCCGACAGCGCGGCGGCGATCGTCACCCGTTCGCCGTTCTCGAACGCTTTCGCGGCGATGTGCGTGTTGGTCTTGTGGTTGCGTTCAGCCTCATTCAGTGCGGTCTCCACATCGCTGCCGACATGCATGGAGAAACGCTTGTCGCGGTCGCGTGAATCGAGCAACCCGACGTTGGTGGGTATCAGGCGATCGAGCTGCGCAAAGATGCGGAAGGTATCCAT
Proteins encoded:
- a CDS encoding GNAT family N-acetyltransferase, translated to MIHDVPTLFRRCFAPDTVERRFYDLPERPFEEHLAHLKAGELVGSVDRAASGGIRSDIAELVAAIITTRPRPDERWIAWLLVSPTMQHRGLGKLLVAAASNPTYRPQLAVTAHTPAHAFYQHLGFSELSEATLYCRSTPGTR
- a CDS encoding phosphotransferase family protein encodes the protein MSARPRPRAVVHRQMDQAGCRYVKIFAAGEHYRRERSALQWLRVVAPQAVPELIAHDDATMTLVTAETRGHALHELPIPHRAAAMLRLADQLGRIAEATMSSAQMAPLSALLKQMPSGYRAGHQATMALAAPLERMALDAEVDAVDAILQSSIQSLQIGDLCPDNVIVGDAQTVLLDWEFAYIGPTMMDLAAVTLSSFPTCRTSVGVESNLAQSMIERWSNTTGAALNSPTLAAAQLQWALITTGELLDLERTNQPTPRIVADRAVRLRDRCRSAATAAAELELPGLRTFLQRLADSPAPRRR
- a CDS encoding TauD/TfdA family dioxygenase translates to MSAALHPAISLPHFRIVTDDIISGLSEAHTAITEYPYAAVVSMPALTQDDDGVAEAKITEALAATYRLLAHGIAGQSRVAWPIGVNRQPGWASPRNNIAGQAGPASLHTDVPAADDPDRYIAMYCIRPCALGGGQSLVMPVDGITANLGDDDIATLAGVPAPFATDVFAADGTYTHTVCRQPVFFENARRIRYRHEMLRAGTGLEPPEPTLARALARLQHILASPRAAMATLQLHRGQMLLLDNTRCLHGRTAFRDTSRYLLRWRLDIIADHVG
- a CDS encoding RiPP maturation radical SAM C-methyltransferase, giving the protein MSAHLPERVAAPIVLWSLPALEPRQAPVGLCLVSALLIDAELPHELRHQHVDFGVRMASRLGRADAAVVATHGTIGEMAAGWALRLHQDPQSELPEDLARHLDTHSFPRTVFAILAEELLAQARADVASLLDAPPKVAGFTLTIAQTGASILWATLLKEALPQITVVFGGSQCEDPMGIALLTGTACVDVVVRGEADTTIVPLFSALLTDSDLAGIENIAYRSRDAVVVAAKSELDAPCERAPNYSDFARQFSEAQPLLGDEPMFYVEGSRGCWWGEVSHCTFCGIHTSGIKFRAKSVEATLEEISRVVQETRSLTVVLSDTIMSTAHIHDLLPRLETMRREVDVEILVDLKNNLRRDDVLALARAGVSTVQLGVESLSTNLLHQMRKGNTALQHVQALKWLTECGIGVFYNILTHIPFETVADYDSSTRLAEAINHLNPPSGAFAIEIDRYAPYFNDWEGYDFPKPVPSPIYQWILPTDCTVDLQQFAYVFEGRHASTQTPELDTAREKLAKAIDQWQHNYATHQLTHRRGPGFTVVTRTNPEGSQRWVLEGPEAELYNHLDRVRQYRALVKVMTPRMPEQRLRSTLHQWREAGLCADDGTTWLALSVQHRRLTPQ
- a CDS encoding IS3 family transposase (programmed frameshift), yielding MATRKRHSPEQIVRKLMAADRLLAEGKDTAAVCRELGVSEATYHRWRNQFGGLKAEDAKRLKDLERENAALKRLLADAELEKDALREIAKGKLLGPERRRAAVRHLQRVLGVSERFACRVTGQHRATQRHEPTSATPEDPDAALRDWLRSYAKKHPRRGFRPAYHDARGEGWVINHKKIQRLWREEGLRVPQRRKRKRHGTSTAAPEVVADAPDRVWAVDFQFDVTTDGRPIKIVSIIDEHTRECLGDMVERSITGDHLIDELDRVAAERGTYPAVLRCDNGPELACGAMADWADGQVGLHFIPPGEPWRNGYVESFNSRIRDECLNINSFWSLAQARVVIGDWKRDYNHHRRHSSLGYLPPARYAAACTHR